From the Vibrio alginolyticus NBRC 15630 = ATCC 17749 genome, one window contains:
- a CDS encoding efflux RND transporter permease subunit has product MKFAHFFIQRPIFASMLSLLILIVGAISLLQLPVSEYPEVVPPTVVVTANYPGANPKVIAETVATPLEQEINGTENMLYMFSQATSDGKMTLTVTFALGTDLDKAQVQIQNRVTTALPRLPEAVQRLGVVAEKASPDLTMVVHIYSPDSSREVSYLANYANLNLKDEIARLGGVGDVRLFGGDEYSMRLWLNPDELASRNLTVMDVVSAVRSQNQQVAAGSLGAQPAANENQFQVLLNVKGRLENIDEFNDIVVKVDETGALTRLKDVARVELGQNSYALRALLNGKPAVAMPVFQRPGANAIELSNQVRSTMDRLQTAFPAGVSYEIAYDPTVFVRGSIDAVVHTLLEAIVLVVVVVILFLQTWRASIIPIIAVPVSLIGTFAVMQMLGVSINTLSLFGLVLAIGIVVDDAIVVVENVERNIHNGLAPLEATKQAMTEVTGPIIAIALVLCAVFIPTTFITGLSGQFYKQFALTITISTIISAINSLTLSPALSALLLQDKNAKPDRLTKLLDAVFGKYVFAPFNRIFEYSSNQYQALVKKLIRFSLVVVVVYIALLGGTASLFKAVPGGFIPQQDKQYLVAIAQLPDAASLDRTESVIKEMENLALATPGVAQTISFPGLSVNGFTNSPNSGIVFVTLEDFDKRNDPTLGANAIVASLNKSFSIIDEAFVAIFPPPPIQGLGSTGGFKLQIEDRANKGFDELFKQLNLVISEASTRPELMGLYSTFRIQVPQMDIQIDREQAMLQGVPLEQVFDALQVYLGSLYVNDFNMFGRTYKVNAQADMNYRLEPDQILNYKVRNAAGKMVPLGAVLEIIPTIGPDRVMHYNGYPSAELNGSPAFGYSSDQAQTAIEEVLDQNLAEGMVYEWTDVTYQQILAGNTMVYIFPLVVLLVFMVLASQYESLKLPFAIILIVPMTIFSALAGVWFIGGDNNIFTQIALIVLVALACKNAILMVEFAKELKDNGQDTLSAILEACRLRLRPILMTSIAFTAGVIPLMIGTGAGAEMRQAMGIAVFSGMVGVTVFGLLLTPVFYMLVSRNKKRQTL; this is encoded by the coding sequence ATGAAATTTGCACACTTTTTTATTCAAAGACCCATATTTGCCTCTATGTTATCGCTATTGATATTAATAGTAGGCGCAATTTCACTTTTACAGTTGCCTGTGAGTGAATATCCAGAAGTTGTCCCTCCTACAGTCGTAGTTACAGCAAACTATCCTGGTGCGAACCCAAAAGTAATCGCAGAAACAGTTGCTACGCCTCTGGAGCAAGAAATTAATGGTACAGAAAACATGTTATATATGTTTTCACAGGCAACCAGTGACGGAAAAATGACATTGACCGTAACCTTTGCTTTAGGTACGGACTTGGACAAAGCTCAGGTTCAAATTCAAAATCGCGTCACTACAGCTTTGCCCCGATTACCAGAAGCCGTCCAACGGTTAGGAGTTGTTGCCGAAAAAGCCTCTCCTGATCTCACCATGGTTGTGCATATATATTCTCCAGATTCTAGCCGTGAAGTCAGTTATTTAGCTAACTACGCTAATTTAAACTTGAAAGATGAGATAGCTCGGCTCGGAGGCGTTGGTGATGTGCGCCTTTTCGGTGGTGACGAGTACTCAATGCGCTTGTGGTTAAATCCAGATGAGCTCGCTTCTAGAAATCTAACCGTAATGGACGTTGTCTCCGCCGTCCGATCTCAAAACCAACAGGTGGCAGCAGGCTCATTAGGTGCGCAACCAGCCGCTAATGAAAACCAATTCCAAGTTTTGTTGAACGTAAAAGGCCGCTTGGAGAATATTGATGAATTCAACGACATTGTAGTAAAAGTTGACGAAACAGGGGCTTTGACACGTCTTAAAGACGTTGCACGCGTAGAGCTAGGTCAAAACTCTTATGCACTGCGCGCCTTGTTAAATGGTAAACCAGCGGTGGCGATGCCCGTATTCCAGCGCCCTGGTGCTAATGCTATTGAGCTATCTAATCAGGTTCGTTCAACCATGGACCGTTTACAAACAGCCTTTCCAGCTGGAGTTTCATATGAAATAGCCTACGACCCGACCGTCTTTGTTCGTGGTTCGATAGACGCGGTGGTTCATACTCTGCTAGAGGCAATTGTACTTGTTGTTGTCGTAGTCATTTTGTTTTTGCAAACATGGCGCGCGTCTATCATCCCTATCATTGCGGTGCCTGTTTCATTAATCGGTACGTTCGCCGTAATGCAAATGCTTGGAGTATCGATTAACACGCTTTCGTTGTTTGGGCTTGTTCTCGCCATAGGCATCGTCGTCGATGACGCCATTGTCGTCGTCGAAAACGTGGAACGGAACATCCATAATGGACTTGCACCACTAGAAGCAACGAAACAAGCAATGACCGAAGTTACCGGGCCAATTATTGCAATTGCTTTAGTGTTATGTGCGGTGTTCATCCCGACGACCTTTATTACAGGGTTATCCGGTCAGTTTTATAAGCAGTTCGCACTAACAATTACGATCTCGACGATTATTTCAGCAATTAACTCGTTGACGTTATCGCCTGCTTTATCAGCACTGCTATTACAAGATAAGAACGCAAAACCCGATCGGCTAACCAAGCTCTTGGATGCGGTTTTTGGTAAGTATGTTTTTGCGCCATTCAATAGAATTTTTGAGTATAGCTCGAACCAATATCAAGCTCTGGTCAAGAAGCTGATTCGCTTTAGCCTTGTTGTTGTGGTGGTATACATTGCGTTACTCGGGGGAACGGCTTCTCTATTCAAAGCGGTTCCTGGAGGATTCATTCCTCAACAAGATAAGCAGTATTTAGTTGCGATCGCCCAACTTCCAGATGCAGCAAGTTTAGATCGAACAGAGTCCGTTATTAAAGAAATGGAAAACCTCGCGCTGGCAACACCTGGCGTAGCACAAACCATTTCTTTCCCAGGCTTATCGGTCAATGGTTTTACTAACAGTCCGAATAGTGGCATCGTTTTTGTTACGCTTGAGGACTTCGATAAACGAAATGATCCAACTCTCGGAGCAAATGCGATTGTTGCATCTTTGAATAAGAGCTTTTCAATCATTGATGAAGCCTTCGTTGCGATTTTTCCACCACCACCAATCCAAGGACTTGGCTCTACTGGCGGCTTTAAACTTCAAATCGAAGACCGTGCGAACAAGGGGTTTGATGAGCTCTTCAAGCAATTGAACTTGGTAATAAGTGAGGCATCAACAAGACCCGAGCTGATGGGATTATATTCCACATTTCGTATACAAGTGCCGCAGATGGACATCCAAATAGATCGTGAACAAGCGATGCTGCAAGGTGTTCCTCTAGAGCAGGTTTTTGATGCGCTTCAAGTTTATTTAGGATCATTATACGTCAATGACTTCAATATGTTTGGTAGAACATACAAAGTGAATGCCCAGGCAGACATGAACTATCGTCTCGAACCTGACCAAATACTTAATTACAAAGTAAGAAATGCTGCCGGAAAAATGGTTCCTCTCGGCGCTGTACTGGAGATCATACCCACGATTGGGCCTGACCGCGTGATGCACTATAACGGCTACCCTAGTGCAGAACTAAACGGCAGTCCTGCTTTTGGTTACAGCTCTGACCAAGCCCAAACGGCTATTGAGGAAGTACTGGATCAAAACCTAGCAGAGGGAATGGTTTATGAATGGACTGATGTAACCTACCAGCAGATTTTGGCTGGTAACACGATGGTGTATATATTCCCACTTGTTGTTTTGTTAGTTTTCATGGTGCTAGCTTCGCAGTACGAGAGTTTAAAACTGCCATTCGCTATCATTTTGATCGTTCCCATGACCATTTTTTCTGCACTAGCAGGTGTTTGGTTCATTGGTGGTGACAACAATATATTCACACAAATTGCTTTGATTGTCCTTGTGGCTCTAGCGTGTAAAAATGCCATCTTGATGGTGGAGTTCGCTAAAGAACTTAAAGACAATGGCCAAGATACCTTATCAGCGATTTTGGAAGCATGTCGTTTACGTCTTCGACCGATTCTAATGACATCAATTGCATTTACCG